In Williamwhitmania taraxaci, the genomic window ATGATATCTATCTTCTTTGCGGCCATATCCCTGATTTAAGTTTCAGCGATAAGATAGAAATCATTCCTTTCAATGGCTCAATGGCGCAATTTGCGTCGAAACGGGTGGCGCAACTTCGACCGAAACAATAGCCTAAATGCACCTAAAAAAGTGGCACAACTTCGACCGAAACGCCTGGCACAACTTGAACCGAAATGGGTGGCACAACTTCGACCGTTTTATCTAGTTTTCACCTAAGTAGGTGAAAATATTTTAATCGGGAAAGCCTTGTGATGATTATTATTACAGGGGTTCCCGATTATTTTATGCTTTTATGTTGCGGATATAAGGTAATATATGAATGTTGGCACCTGGAACACCGGCATCTTTTTCCAAGTAAACCGCACTTGCAAGTGACGATATTCCACTACCAATTAGATAGATTTGGGCTTCTTTCGGATTTGTGTTTTTTATTGCTCTCATAATATTGCATTATATGGTTTGATTATTAATAGGATACAAAAAAAATTCATTAATCTAACTTTTGTATTAATCTATTTTGTAAGTAAAAAATCATATCACAAAGGTGGCTTTCTATATATAGAGGGGTGTTACATAATTTTATGGAATAGTTGCATTAATCACACATTTCTGGTGGAGTTGCTTCTCAACTTCCGTATGGATGCCAAGAAGAATAAGGACTTTGCCCAATCGGACAAGATTCGCGACGAGTTGCTGAAGCTGGGTATTGTGGTAAAGGATAAAAAGGATGGATTCGACTGGGAGTTGGAGTATCTCTCCGGTTAAAGATATATTGTAAAAAGAGGGCTGCAGCTGATGCGGCCTTCTTCTTTTCAACTACTTGTCCCAAATTGAAATTAGTTGTAAGTTTGGTTAAACGTTATTTTGAAATAGTTAAACAAATATTGATCAGTTTGCTATTAACTTTACATAATTGAATACTGACATAAACCATATGCATATGAGAACAATTGGTCTGCTCGCACTCCTGCTCTCTAGCATTTCTTCTCTTGCTCAACCAGTCGATCTAGCCGGAGGGTTGGTGGCTTACTACCCATTCAACGGAAACGCCAACGACGAGAGCGGCAACGGGAACCACGGAGTGGTTCGGGGTGCAACCCTCACGGCCGATAGGTTCAACAATTCCGGCAGCGCTTACCAGTTTTGTGATTCCACCTACATTGAACTCCCACCAAACGTATGCATCTATGGCAACTTTACCATACCCCTTTGGGTAAACGTAAAGCAGTTTAGCAGCTGGGGGCGCATAATTGAGTTTGGGTCAGGTCAGTGGACCAACAACGTGGCCATATCTGCTGCATTTGAGGATACCGACAAGCCCTGCCTAAGCCTATGCAATAGTAGTGGGTGCAACAACATTGTGTCCGAAACCGGCATGGAGTCCAACTGATGGGTGTTTCTTTGCATCACCCTAAAAAACAGTCACGTAGAGTTTTGCAAGGACGGTAAGCTGTGGCTGAATAGCCGTAATGGCTTGACTCCGTTGCCTGAACTTCGCACGATGTGCTACATTGGGAAATCGAGCTGGTCCGATAATTTGAACAAAGACATACTGCTCGACGACATTCGGGTGTATAACCGGGTGTTGAGCGAAGCCGAGATCCAAGCATTGAATAATCAATCGCGGATGATGCAAAACCTCGATTTGATTTCGAAAATTGCCCAGGCCTGTGATGGTAAGGCCGAGCTTATATTCTACTATGCAGGGCACGGCCTACCCGATGAGCAAACCAAAGAACCCCTCCTGATTCCGGTTGATGTGAACGGCACGGACCTCTCCTTCGCCGTTAAAATGGCCGACGTATATAGGAAGTTAACCGAAAACCCGTCCAAGCGGGTCACGGCCTTTATTGATGCTTGCTTTAGTGGTGGCGTTTCGGGGAGTAAAGGTGCGGCCAAAGGAGGAGTTGGTTGGCAGCAACTTGGTGGTGTTTACCTCCAGCTGTTGCGATGAGTCGTAGGCTGGATACAAGGAGATGAAGCATGGAATCTTTACCTACTATCTGCTAAAGAAGCTACAGCAAACTAAGGGCGACTGCACCTATGCCGAGCCGGATGAGTATCTTCGAAAGGAGGTCTCCATAAACTCTTTGGTGGTAAATAAAAAGCAACAAACGCCGCAAGTGGTTGGTGGATCCGATGTGGGCGATAGCTGGAAGGAGTGGAAGGTTAAATAGGTCTTAAAATAACTATCTTTACTTGATAATAATGGAATCCCATGACAAAAGATACTGCGATTAAGCTCTTCAACGATAGAAAAATACGTACGCATTGGGACGATGATCAGGAAAAGTGGTATTTCTCAATTGTTGATGTGGTTGGCGTACTATCGGAAAGTGTGGACCCGCAAGCCTATTGGCGCAAACTAAAACAAAGACTCAAGGTGGAAGGAAATGAAACCGTGACGAATTGTCACGGGTTGAAGATGCCTGCCCCCGATGGTAAAATGAGGTTAACTGATGTAGCCGACACCGAGCAGCTATTTAGGCTTATACAAAGTGTTCCGTCGCCTAAGGCTGAACCGTTTAAGTTATGGTTAGCTCGAGTTGGACGTGAGCGTATCGATGAAGTTGAAGATCCTGAAATTGGTATCGATCGTTTAATGGAAACATATCTGCGCAAAGGATACACTAAAGAGTGGATAAATCAGCGGCTCAAAAGTATCGAAATCCGCAAAGAGCTTACCGACGAGTGGGAAAATAGAGGGATTAAAAAGGGAGGAGAGTTTGCCATTTTAACGGATGAAATAACTAACGCGTGGAGTGGTTTTACAACAAAACAGTATAAGGAATACAAGAGTTTGCGGAAGGAAAATCTTCGTGATCACATGACCAACCTTGAGTTGGTATTGAATATGTTGGCCGAAGCATCAACCACAGAAATATCGAAGGGGAAAGAGCCCAAAACCTTCTTGGAGAACAAAGCGGTTGCTCGTGAAGGTGGAAATGTTGCCAGAGCCGCTCGGATAAAGCTCGAAAGCACAACAGGAAAAAAGGTTGTATCCAAATTAAACGCCAAAAAACTTAATAGCAAGGAGTTGAAAGGTGAAGAATAGTAGTTCAATAGGATGAAGACGACCGTTCACAAGAATATTAAGGCTATAACCTGATAAATGCAAATTTATTTTAAGGTTATAGCCTTAAAATATTCTTTGTAATGCCAAATATGACATTAACACAATAGCCAGTTTGACGAGGTGAGACGGCGGTAGCCTGAATGTCTGATATATAAGAGGACTCCTAGCGGAAAACCGCTGATGGATATTACTGAGTTGCTGAAGAGCAAAGAGGGAAAGAAGATTAAGCTTACGGTGGTAAGAAACGAAGAAAAGATAACGGTGAAGTTTAGGTTGAGGAAATTAGTATAATTTGATGATTTGAAATTAATTGATTTGAAAATGTGCTGTAGGGAAATCTGTTTAGCGCGAATGGGAATTATGCGATGTAAAGTTGACTTGCTTTTGGGTGGCGACGAGTAATCTGTAGTGAAATGGTGGAATATTTGCAGCGATTTCGTAGAATAGAACCAACTACCACCAAAAATTGTATTTTTGTGGAGATAATCAGAAATGAACATTTTTATGCAAACACCAGGTAGAACTAAAGTCAAGGAATTGCTTGCTTCCAAAGAATTGGGAAGCGACTTTGTGGTAAAGGGATGGGTAAGAACGAAGAGAGGGAACAAGAGTGTTGTTTTCATTGCCCTAAATGATGGTTCTACCATTTCAAATATCCAGGTTGTTGCAAATCCTGAAGAGTATTCGGAAGAGGTTTTAAAGTTGGTAACCACCGGCTCGTGCATTCGTGTTTCGGGAACGTTGGTGGAGTCACCGGCTTCGGGCCAGCCCGTTGAGATTCACGCTAAGGAGATTGAGGTTTACGGAACTGCCGATGCCGACACCTATCCGCTTCAGAAGAAAGGACATAGCCTTGAGTTCTTAAGGGAAATTGCTCACCTTCGTCCACGTACCAATACCTTTGGCGCAGTGCTTCGCATTCGTCATGCCATGGCTTACGGTATTCACAAATACTTTAACGACAAGGGTTTTTTCTATCTCCATGCACCAATTATTACTGGTTCGGATGCTGAGGGTGCTGGTGCTATGTTTCAGGTTACCACGCTCGATTTAAATAATCTTCCCAAAACAGAGGAGGGTAGCATTGACTTTGCCCAGGATTTCTTTGGTAAGGCGACCAACCTAACCGTTTCGGGTCAACTCGAGGGCGAATTGGGTGCTTTGGCTCTTTCGGAAGTTTACACCTTTGGCCCAACATTTCGGGCCGAGAACTCCAACACACCTCGTCACCTTGCCGAGTTTTGGATGATTGAACCGGAGATGGCATTCTTCGACATCAAGGATAATATGGACCTTGCCGAGGACTTCTTGAAATACTTGGTAAGATATGCCCTCGACAACTGCATGGAGGACTTGGAATTTCTAACCAAGATGTACGATGCCGAACTTATTGATCGGTTGAAGTTTGTTGCAGAAAGTTCGTTTGAGCGACTACCATACACCACAGCTATTGAGATATTAATAGCTTCGGGTCAAAAATTTGAGTATCCCGTAAGTTGGGG contains:
- a CDS encoding BRO-N domain-containing protein → MTKDTAIKLFNDRKIRTHWDDDQEKWYFSIVDVVGVLSESVDPQAYWRKLKQRLKVEGNETVTNCHGLKMPAPDGKMRLTDVADTEQLFRLIQSVPSPKAEPFKLWLARVGRERIDEVEDPEIGIDRLMETYLRKGYTKEWINQRLKSIEIRKELTDEWENRGIKKGGEFAILTDEITNAWSGFTTKQYKEYKSLRKENLRDHMTNLELVLNMLAEASTTEISKGKEPKTFLENKAVAREGGNVARAARIKLESTTGKKVVSKLNAKKLNSKELKGEE
- a CDS encoding oleate hydratase; the encoded protein is MRAIKNTNPKEAQIYLIGSGISSLASAVYLEKDAGVPGANIHILPYIRNIKA
- a CDS encoding LamG-like jellyroll fold domain-containing protein, producing MFLCITLKNSHVEFCKDGKLWLNSRNGLTPLPELRTMCYIGKSSWSDNLNKDILLDDIRVYNRVLSEAEIQALNNQSRMMQNLDLISKIAQACDGKAELIFYYAGHGLPDEQTKEPLLIPVDVNGTDLSFAVKMADVYRKLTENPSKRVTAFIDACFSGGVSGSKGAAKGGVGWQQLGGVYLQLLR
- a CDS encoding CysS/YqeB C-terminal domain-containing protein, producing MELLLNFRMDAKKNKDFAQSDKIRDELLKLGIVVKDKKDGFDWELEYLSG
- the asnS gene encoding asparagine--tRNA ligase, giving the protein MQTPGRTKVKELLASKELGSDFVVKGWVRTKRGNKSVVFIALNDGSTISNIQVVANPEEYSEEVLKLVTTGSCIRVSGTLVESPASGQPVEIHAKEIEVYGTADADTYPLQKKGHSLEFLREIAHLRPRTNTFGAVLRIRHAMAYGIHKYFNDKGFFYLHAPIITGSDAEGAGAMFQVTTLDLNNLPKTEEGSIDFAQDFFGKATNLTVSGQLEGELGALALSEVYTFGPTFRAENSNTPRHLAEFWMIEPEMAFFDIKDNMDLAEDFLKYLVRYALDNCMEDLEFLTKMYDAELIDRLKFVAESSFERLPYTTAIEILIASGQKFEYPVSWGLDLQSEHERYLVEKHFKRPVILTDYPRDIKAFYMKQNEDGKTVRAMDVLFPRIGEIIGGSQREENYDKLLGRIREMGIHEKDVWWYLETRKFGTAPHSGFGLGFERLVLFVTGMANIRDVIPFPRTPKNAEF